The Candidatus Omnitrophota bacterium genome includes a window with the following:
- the pyrF gene encoding orotidine-5'-phosphate decarboxylase — protein MSEKLIIALDVTTLREALALARQLRGVITTVKVGSALFTAEGPQAIVRLRRLGFEVMLDLKFFDIPSTVELSCRAAVRHRARLITIHASGDPAMLSAAVRGIHAEARRRRIARPQLLGVTVLTSVRRSTSSSIKRRVMRLAATAVAAGCDGVVASAQEAALLRARFGRRLKIACPGIRPRSASRGDQQRVMSPSEALAAGADWLIVGRPITGAANPRRAAVQLLQAMEENAC, from the coding sequence ATGTCTGAAAAGCTGATTATCGCCCTCGATGTCACGACGCTGCGGGAAGCGCTCGCGCTGGCACGGCAGTTGCGCGGCGTGATCACGACCGTCAAAGTGGGGAGCGCGCTGTTTACGGCTGAAGGGCCGCAAGCCATCGTCCGGTTGCGCCGGCTGGGATTTGAGGTGATGCTGGACCTGAAATTTTTTGATATTCCCTCGACGGTCGAGCTCAGTTGCCGGGCCGCGGTGCGCCACCGGGCGCGCCTGATCACGATCCACGCCAGCGGCGATCCCGCGATGTTGAGCGCGGCGGTGCGCGGCATCCATGCGGAGGCCCGCCGACGGCGGATCGCGCGGCCACAGCTCTTGGGTGTTACGGTGCTCACCAGTGTTCGCCGCAGCACGTCTTCCTCGATCAAACGGCGCGTCATGCGCCTCGCCGCGACCGCGGTCGCGGCGGGCTGCGATGGGGTCGTCGCGTCAGCCCAGGAGGCCGCGTTGTTGCGCGCCCGATTCGGCCGACGGTTGAAAATCGCCTGTCCGGGCATCCGTCCACGCTCAGCGTCACGCGGCGATCAGCAGCGGGTCATGTCGCCGTCGGAGGCCTTAGCCGCCGGAGCCGATTGGCTCATTGTCGGCCGGCCGATCACCGGCGCGGCGAATCCGCGGCGCGCTGCGGTGCAGCTACTGCAAGCCATGGAGGAGAACGCATGTTAA